One segment of Rhipicephalus sanguineus isolate Rsan-2018 chromosome 6, BIME_Rsan_1.4, whole genome shotgun sequence DNA contains the following:
- the LOC119396655 gene encoding coiled-coil domain-containing protein 174, translating to MEGSNKKGTFGKVSLGASVSSLIDLKAELLRKREALKVQKLKQFQPEDGYVKQKLILGSDSGAATKKEPPKKTPEAQDIPDEDADLKRSRAALQRKAKLYEKLSSGKVIPGDEEASLYVVNFQRKAMDAAVEERERRETPTVPTKEEAGVYSKDDSDADDNVPSADHEALDKSLAGTEEEWVDYTDALGRSRRCMRKDLPALIDNDKELTGKSGVVEADIPERTAQFLAYERTREQLRQQWQDQEAENAYKESLHYGDVRFQEAREHGVGFYDLSGDSAERQKQLDMLNKLRDQTEKQKEISRRMKEKRKAMLEARLARIRQKKNIPDDKPEEQDKDSSEDETEQVDTNSNVPDRPKIIGDSDTLEVPEMRPWDEGKNLAEMVNDPHFRKKKLSQEDWVDLQRQERPTEFAPPSAYRSTPGPKKAKYSNFTRGQTQFGANVDTSGFQETDQAPQQRHLQSSAFEDMIAQRLAEARRASEQQSPWGGPF from the exons ATGGAAGGATCTAACAAGAAAGGAACGTTTGGGAAGGTTTCCCTAGGAGCAAGTGTGTCCTCG CTTATTGACCTAAAGGCGGAACTACTCAGGAAAAGGGAAGCTCTAAAGGTGCAAAAGCTAAAACAGTTTCAACCTGAAGACGGTTATGTCAAACAGAAG CTTATTCTTGGGAGCGACTCCGGTGCTGCTACTAAAAAGGAGCCGCCGAAAAAGACGCCCGAGGCTCAGGACATTCCCGATGAGGACGCCGATCTGAAGAGATCAAG GGCTGCCCTACAACGAAAAGCCAAACTTTATGAGAAGCTCAGCTCTGGCAAAGTGATTCCAG GAGATGAAGAGGCAAGCCTGTATGTTGTGAACTTCCAGAGGAAGGCAATGGACGCAGCGGTTGAAGAGAGGGAGCGGCGAGAGACGCCCACTGTGCCTACCAAGGAAGAAGCTGGGGTGTATAGTAAAGACGATTCAGATGCAGATGATAATGTGCCAAGTGCAGACCACGAGGCCCTGGACAAGAGCCTTGCGGGTACAGAAGAAGAATG GGTGGACTACACCGATGCTCTCGGAAGATCCCGGAGGTGCATGCGGAAAGACCTGCCTGCTCTCATCGATAATGACAAGGAACTTACTGGAAAATCCGG TGTTGTCGAAGCAGACATTCCTGAACGCACTGCGCAGTTCCTGGCATatgaacgcacgcgcgagcaacTAAGACAGCAGTGGCAGGATCAAGAAGCCGAGAATGCCTACAAAGAGTCATTGCACTACGGCGACGTGCGCTTCCAAG AGGCCAGAGAGCATGGTGTTGGTTTTTATGACCTCTCTGGGGACTCTGCGGAGCGCCAGAAACAATTGGACATGCTGAACAAGCTCAGAGATCAA acagagaaacagaaagagatcTCGAGAAGGatgaaagagaagaggaaggccaTGCTCGAAGCACGCCTGGCTAGGATTCGTCAGAAAAAGAACATACCAGACGACAAGCCAGAGGAACAAGATAAAG ATTCATCAGAAGATGAAACTGAACAAGTGGACACCAACAGCAATGTGCCAGACCGGCCGAAAATTATTGGCGATTCTGACACTTTGGAAGTCCCTGAAATGAGGCCATGGGACGAAGGAAAGAACCTGGCAGAGATGGTCAACGATCCACACTTCCGAAAGAAGAAAT TGTCGCAAGAGGACTGGGTGGATCTTCAGAGGCAAGAAAGGCCGACGGAGTTTGCACCTCCGTCTGCATACCGCTCGACTCCTGGTCCCAAAAAGGCAAAGTACTCCAACTTCACTAGAGGGCAGACACAGTTTGGAGCCAATGTGGACACCAGTGGTTTTCAAGAAACCGACCAAGCCCCACAACAAAGGCACCTGCAGAGTTCTGCCTTTGAAGACATGATCGCGCAGAGGCTAGCCGAAGCACGCAGGGCAAGTGAGCAGCAGTCACCGTGGGGTGGCCCCTTCTGA
- the LOC119396656 gene encoding dynein light chain Tctex-type 1 isoform X2 encodes MEGTFVVDEVSAIIKEAMETIIGGNVYQHSKVPQWTNTTVEHILGQLTKMNKPFKYIVTCVIMEKNGAGLHTATSCYWDNTTDGSCTVRWENKTMYCIVSVFGLAI; translated from the exons ATGGAG GGTACATTCGTAGTAGACGAAGTCAGCGCCATAATCAAGGAG GCGATGGAGACTATAATTGGTGGAAACGTTTACCAGCACAGCAAAGTGCCCCAGTGGACGAACACTACTGTGGAGCACATACTGGGCCAACTAACAAAAATGAACAAGCCATTCAAGTACATAG TGACATGTGTTATCATGGAAAAGAATGGTGCTGGTCTTCACACAGCAACCTCTTGCTACTGGGACAACACCACTGACG GAAGCTGCACTGTACGTTGGGAGAACAAGACGATGTATTGCATTGTATCTGTGTTTGGCTTGGCCATATGA
- the LOC119396658 gene encoding LOW QUALITY PROTEIN: mitochondrial pyruvate carrier 1 (The sequence of the model RefSeq protein was modified relative to this genomic sequence to represent the inferred CDS: deleted 1 base in 1 codon) produces the protein MSRYASQFVKQLGSKEFRDYLCRQHFWGPVANWGIPLAAIADIKKDPSIISGKMTTALCIYSLLFMRFALKVQPRNMLLFACHFTNEAAQIVQGCRLIKHE, from the exons ATGTCTCGATACGCTAGTCAATTTGTAAAGCAGCTGGGAAGCAAGGAGTTCAGAGACTACCTGTGCAGGCAA CATTTCTGGGGACCTG TTGCTAACTGGGGAATTCCCCTGGCTGCGATAGCGGATATCAAGAAGGACCCAAGCATTATTAGCGGCAAGATGACTACGG CATTGTGCATATACTCCCTGCTATTTATGAGATTTGCGCTGAAAGTGCAGCCCAGAAACATGCTCCTTTTTGCC TGCCACTTCACAAATGAGGCTGCTCAAATTGTCCAAGGATGTCGGCTTATCAAACATGAGTAA
- the LOC119396656 gene encoding dynein light chain Tctex-type 1 isoform X1 has translation MYLILQGTFVVDEVSAIIKEAMETIIGGNVYQHSKVPQWTNTTVEHILGQLTKMNKPFKYIVTCVIMEKNGAGLHTATSCYWDNTTDGSCTVRWENKTMYCIVSVFGLAI, from the exons ATGTATTTAATCTTGCAGGGTACATTCGTAGTAGACGAAGTCAGCGCCATAATCAAGGAG GCGATGGAGACTATAATTGGTGGAAACGTTTACCAGCACAGCAAAGTGCCCCAGTGGACGAACACTACTGTGGAGCACATACTGGGCCAACTAACAAAAATGAACAAGCCATTCAAGTACATAG TGACATGTGTTATCATGGAAAAGAATGGTGCTGGTCTTCACACAGCAACCTCTTGCTACTGGGACAACACCACTGACG GAAGCTGCACTGTACGTTGGGAGAACAAGACGATGTATTGCATTGTATCTGTGTTTGGCTTGGCCATATGA